A stretch of Clostridium formicaceticum DNA encodes these proteins:
- a CDS encoding GntR family transcriptional regulator — MTNEHFKSKSMNSDEIYRALKEDILSLKLAPGQLISENEISKQYNVSRTPVKTAFLRLSSEKFIEIVPQKGTYVTLLDMELIKEIIYMRTVLESTVLKEIIGKIPDEVISKLSENLKRQEEIVKSPNIDPAKFYSVDSEFHAICFDFAGKRKLWQIIQEFQVYYTRFRMLDIVALACFDRLYEEHCELFDIIKNAKKDKVQELIDRHLHGNIDRLGDRVYNELSHYFI, encoded by the coding sequence ATGACAAACGAACATTTTAAAAGCAAAAGTATGAATAGTGATGAGATTTATCGTGCCTTAAAGGAAGATATATTAAGTTTGAAACTTGCTCCTGGTCAACTCATCAGCGAAAATGAGATATCCAAGCAATACAATGTTTCTAGAACGCCAGTAAAAACAGCTTTTTTAAGGCTTAGTAGTGAAAAATTTATAGAAATTGTTCCACAAAAGGGCACCTATGTCACATTGCTTGATATGGAGCTTATTAAAGAAATTATTTATATGCGAACTGTTCTTGAAAGCACAGTGCTAAAAGAAATTATTGGTAAAATACCTGATGAAGTAATTTCAAAGTTATCAGAAAACCTAAAAAGACAAGAAGAGATTGTTAAAAGTCCTAACATAGATCCAGCTAAGTTTTATAGTGTAGACAGTGAATTTCATGCTATTTGTTTTGATTTTGCAGGAAAGAGGAAACTTTGGCAGATTATCCAGGAGTTTCAAGTGTATTATACAAGATTTAGAATGTTGGATATCGTAGCACTAGCTTGTTTTGATAGGCTATATGAGGAACACTGTGAATTGTTTGATATTATCAAAAATGCTAAAAAAGATAAGGTGCAAGAGCTTATAGATCGGCACCTTCATGGAAATATCGATAGACTAGGAGACAGAGTATATAATGAACTAAGCCATTATTTTATTTAA
- a CDS encoding TRAP transporter large permease yields MELATQPAMIMLIAVPILLMIGVPISVSIGLGSTLAMMYILPFNNAMITASQRIFTGTNSFSLLAIPFFILAGIIMNNGGIARRLINCAKVISGRLPGALAQSNVVANMLFGAISGSGVAAAAAVGGTMGPLQEKEGYSKSYSAAVNIASAPSGMLIPPSNTLIVYSTVAGGVSIAALFMAGYIPGILWGLGVMTVAGIFAKKLGYQSTQRPTFKEASAVFIDAIPSLLLIVIVIGGILGGVFTATEGSAISVVYSLALSFVYRSIKVKDLPNIFLETAKMTAIVIFMIGVSSVMSWVMAFTKIPMLIATILLGLTNNPVIILLIMNVVLLVVGTFMDPTPAVLIFTPIFLPIVAEFGMHPVHFGIMLVLNLCIGTITPPVGPILFTGCRIAGLKIEDVVRQLIPYFIVTIVVLLVVTYIPVLTLAIPSWLNLL; encoded by the coding sequence ATGGAATTAGCTACACAACCTGCGATGATTATGTTGATAGCAGTCCCTATTCTTCTTATGATAGGTGTTCCTATAAGTGTAAGTATAGGCCTTGGGTCTACCCTTGCCATGATGTATATACTGCCCTTTAATAATGCTATGATAACAGCATCTCAGAGAATTTTTACAGGAACAAACTCATTTTCTCTTCTTGCAATTCCTTTCTTTATCCTTGCAGGAATTATTATGAATAATGGTGGCATTGCTAGAAGATTGATAAACTGTGCCAAGGTAATAAGCGGTAGACTACCGGGGGCGCTGGCACAGTCAAATGTTGTTGCTAATATGTTATTTGGAGCAATCAGCGGCTCTGGTGTGGCAGCTGCAGCAGCAGTTGGGGGAACAATGGGACCCCTTCAAGAAAAGGAAGGATACAGCAAGTCCTATAGTGCAGCGGTAAATATTGCTTCAGCACCATCGGGAATGTTGATTCCTCCAAGCAATACTTTAATTGTTTATTCAACCGTTGCAGGCGGGGTATCTATTGCAGCATTATTTATGGCAGGGTATATTCCGGGGATACTTTGGGGTCTTGGTGTTATGACGGTGGCTGGGATTTTTGCTAAAAAGTTAGGTTATCAAAGTACCCAAAGGCCTACCTTCAAAGAGGCATCTGCAGTATTTATCGATGCTATTCCAAGTCTTTTGTTGATTGTTATCGTCATCGGCGGGATTCTTGGCGGTGTTTTTACAGCAACAGAAGGATCAGCGATTTCTGTTGTTTACTCCCTTGCTTTATCTTTTGTTTATAGAAGTATAAAGGTAAAGGATCTTCCTAACATATTTCTTGAAACAGCAAAAATGACCGCCATTGTTATCTTTATGATAGGAGTATCTTCTGTAATGTCATGGGTTATGGCATTTACGAAAATACCAATGCTTATTGCTACTATACTTTTGGGATTAACCAACAATCCAGTTATTATACTTTTAATAATGAATGTTGTGCTTCTAGTAGTGGGTACATTCATGGATCCAACACCTGCAGTACTGATTTTTACGCCAATATTTCTCCCCATAGTAGCAGAGTTTGGCATGCATCCGGTACACTTTGGGATTATGCTGGTTTTAAATCTATGCATAGGTACAATTACCCCTCCAGTTGGCCCTATTCTCTTTACTGGTTGTCGTATTGCAGGCTTAAAGATAGAGGATGTTGTAAGACAGTTAATACCTTATTTTATTGTAACGATTGTTGTACTATTGGTTGTAACATATATACCAGTACTTACACTGGCTATTCCTTCATGGCTTAATTTGCTATAG
- a CDS encoding DMT family transporter — protein MSKYRVWILLIVCNLFWAGNYVFGKYVTAEMTPLAITFSRWVLAVLLLFPTAHFLEKPEWRKAGKSWKPLVMMGILGIICYNLSLYAALDYTSATNAALVNSLAPGTIAVLSVIMLGERISKLQILGILISLIGVLLVLTEGNLMEVFQMQYNRGDLIMLFAVVVWTLYSIIGKRVGNMIPPITATAISALFAIALMLPFIIREGMNLTQLSLLAIIGVLYIAICASVCSFVFWNMAIREIGASKAGIFINLMPVFTALISWSLGESITAAQIAGGLFVFTGVYFTTGMLERKLKERQQEKLSV, from the coding sequence ATGAGTAAGTATAGAGTTTGGATATTGTTGATTGTATGTAATTTGTTTTGGGCAGGTAACTATGTATTTGGAAAATATGTGACCGCAGAGATGACGCCCCTTGCTATTACCTTTTCTCGTTGGGTATTAGCAGTCTTATTACTATTTCCTACAGCTCACTTTCTAGAAAAACCCGAGTGGAGGAAGGCAGGTAAATCATGGAAGCCTTTGGTTATGATGGGGATTTTAGGAATCATTTGTTATAACTTATCCCTCTATGCAGCGTTGGACTACACCTCTGCCACCAATGCAGCACTAGTGAATTCTTTAGCTCCTGGGACGATTGCGGTGCTTTCGGTGATTATGCTTGGAGAAAGAATATCAAAGTTACAGATCTTAGGGATTCTAATTTCTTTGATAGGTGTTTTATTGGTTTTAACAGAAGGAAACCTAATGGAGGTTTTCCAAATGCAATATAACAGAGGAGACTTGATCATGTTGTTTGCTGTTGTTGTCTGGACCCTCTATTCGATTATAGGAAAAAGGGTAGGCAATATGATTCCTCCTATTACAGCTACAGCTATATCTGCTTTGTTTGCTATAGCTTTGATGTTACCTTTTATTATTCGTGAAGGAATGAATCTAACACAGTTAAGCTTATTAGCTATTATAGGTGTGCTGTATATCGCTATTTGTGCCTCTGTTTGTTCTTTTGTTTTTTGGAATATGGCTATCCGTGAAATTGGTGCAAGTAAGGCGGGAATATTTATTAACCTCATGCCTGTTTTTACTGCTCTTATTAGTTGGAGTCTTGGTGAAAGCATCACAGCAGCGCAAATTGCTGGAGGCTTGTTTGTCTTTACTGGGGTGTATTTTACAACTGGGATGTTGGAAAGAAAATTGAAGGAGAGACAACAAGAAAAGTTGTCGGTATAA
- a CDS encoding ABC transporter substrate-binding protein, whose amino-acid sequence MILDKKLKSLIVLLAFMMAIGVLAGCTQTNVTETDRQEVDASNEEVKQILTLGAQNDLKSGSEGSSLVFDFMTVFEEDMDTAPGLVASWEIKNDGQTYILKLQEGVKFHNGKDFTAEVAKFSIEYWGPYANANYPKYLKGINVLDDTTLEINFEKTFTPFLMELAGIRGTLQDTVDDKGNIIDWYGTGPFVLKDYSKDQKAVLEVNADYWNKEKIPSLQELVWQTIPNENARVMALKSGQVDAIGVTEHHISMPYTVVNELENTPGIKILKPSEKSLNTTETYVFNYKKGPLTDLNLRKAIVHAIDRETLTAKLLHNIPTPTGHFVLPEYIDGPKNVEEYSYNPQLAKEALEAAGYKTINANGIAEKDGKPLQITLLARNDQMARDVAVFMQSNLKEVGIDLVIDSIDKNIFDEKAEKGDFDIAYTHAWTVPPARYMQWRGLSDGYDVHGTGFKVDSKIETLVETVLTTTDKQAYDKAWEEIWKLQYSFYPGTSLFVRARVFAFKENVSGLYFHPRVSTIDLSGVTIK is encoded by the coding sequence ATGATATTGGATAAAAAACTTAAAAGTTTGATAGTACTGTTGGCCTTTATGATGGCAATAGGGGTATTGGCAGGATGTACTCAGACAAATGTAACTGAGACAGATCGTCAAGAAGTAGATGCAAGCAATGAGGAAGTTAAGCAAATCTTAACTTTAGGAGCTCAGAATGACTTAAAGAGTGGTTCTGAGGGCAGCAGTTTGGTTTTTGATTTTATGACTGTTTTTGAAGAAGATATGGATACAGCTCCAGGGTTGGTGGCAAGCTGGGAAATTAAGAATGATGGACAAACCTATATTCTTAAGCTTCAAGAAGGTGTGAAGTTTCATAATGGCAAAGATTTTACTGCTGAAGTAGCCAAATTTTCTATTGAGTATTGGGGACCTTATGCAAACGCAAATTATCCTAAGTACTTGAAGGGGATAAATGTCCTTGATGATACTACCTTAGAGATAAACTTTGAAAAAACTTTTACGCCATTTTTAATGGAACTAGCTGGTATTAGGGGAACGCTGCAAGATACAGTGGATGATAAAGGTAATATTATAGATTGGTATGGAACAGGTCCTTTTGTCTTAAAGGATTATAGCAAAGATCAAAAAGCAGTTTTAGAAGTGAACGCTGATTACTGGAACAAAGAAAAAATCCCTAGTCTTCAAGAACTAGTTTGGCAAACCATCCCAAATGAAAACGCTAGAGTGATGGCTTTAAAAAGTGGACAGGTAGATGCTATTGGCGTAACAGAACATCATATTAGTATGCCTTACACAGTGGTAAATGAACTAGAAAATACTCCAGGCATTAAGATTTTAAAACCCTCAGAAAAAAGTCTTAATACGACTGAAACCTATGTTTTCAACTATAAAAAAGGACCTTTAACGGATTTAAATCTTAGAAAAGCCATCGTTCATGCTATTGATCGAGAAACCTTAACAGCAAAGCTATTACATAATATTCCTACACCTACAGGACATTTCGTTCTTCCAGAATATATAGATGGACCCAAAAATGTTGAAGAATACAGTTACAATCCACAGTTGGCAAAAGAAGCCCTAGAAGCTGCTGGTTATAAGACTATTAATGCAAACGGTATTGCAGAAAAGGATGGAAAACCCCTCCAAATTACTTTATTAGCTAGAAATGATCAGATGGCAAGAGATGTTGCTGTGTTTATGCAGTCCAACTTAAAGGAAGTTGGTATTGATTTGGTTATTGATTCTATAGATAAAAATATTTTTGATGAAAAAGCAGAGAAAGGGGACTTTGATATCGCCTATACTCATGCGTGGACTGTACCACCAGCACGTTATATGCAGTGGAGAGGGCTTAGTGACGGTTATGATGTCCATGGTACAGGTTTTAAAGTAGATTCTAAGATTGAAACATTAGTGGAAACCGTTTTAACTACTACAGATAAACAAGCCTATGATAAAGCTTGGGAAGAAATTTGGAAATTGCAATATAGTTTTTATCCAGGAACCTCTCTTTTTGTTAGAGCAAGGGTATTTGCTTTTAAAGAAAATGTCAGTGGCCTTTATTTCCACCCTAGGGTGTCAACCATTGATTTAAGTGGTGTTACGATTAAATAA
- a CDS encoding TRAP transporter small permease, translating to MQTIRKFVDKIIELICITFVGAMTALVTWQVVTRYFFKNPSVITEQLSKYMFVWLVLLASSYVFGKREHMSIVFIKEKFTGSTGLVVDIIIELIIIAFALGILVLGGYKNVLLTMTQQDSVLPIKIGVLYGMLPVCGVLTTFYSLCNIIDIAKGFFKKEALKSKTT from the coding sequence ATGCAAACGATAAGAAAATTTGTAGATAAAATTATCGAGTTGATATGTATAACTTTTGTTGGTGCAATGACAGCCTTGGTAACATGGCAGGTTGTCACAAGATATTTCTTCAAAAATCCAAGTGTAATTACAGAGCAGTTGTCTAAATACATGTTTGTTTGGCTTGTTTTATTGGCTTCATCCTATGTATTTGGAAAGAGAGAGCATATGTCTATTGTTTTTATAAAGGAAAAATTTACTGGATCTACAGGCTTAGTTGTCGATATCATTATTGAACTTATTATCATAGCATTTGCTTTAGGTATATTGGTGCTTGGAGGTTATAAGAATGTACTTCTTACTATGACACAGCAGGATTCAGTATTGCCGATAAAGATAGGTGTCTTATACGGAATGCTGCCTGTATGTGGGGTATTAACGACATTCTATAGTTTGTGTAATATTATTGATATTGCTAAGGGTTTCTTCAAAAAAGAAGCCCTAAAAAGCAAAACAACTTAA
- the kduI gene encoding 5-dehydro-4-deoxy-D-glucuronate isomerase produces MDIRYSANQKDAKTYDTEKLREEFLIEKLFEADNVLSTYSHIDRVIVIGVMPVSQVIDIEKNIDCKKNLGVEYFLERRELGIINIGGTGSVVVDGEEYKLERLNGLYIGKGSLSINFKSDDPTNPAKFYMCSAPAHTKFETKLITLDIANRVELGSTETSNKRVLYQLIHPAVLETCQLSMGCTILEPGCVWNSMPCHTHERRMEVYMYFNLTEDNVVFHFMGEPQQTRNIIMQNEQAVISPSWSIHSGCGTSNYAFIWAMAGENRTFDDMDHVKTNDLR; encoded by the coding sequence ATGGATATAAGATATAGTGCGAACCAGAAAGATGCAAAAACATATGATACAGAAAAACTAAGGGAAGAATTTCTTATTGAGAAACTTTTCGAAGCAGACAATGTTTTGTCTACATATTCTCATATAGATAGAGTTATTGTTATAGGTGTCATGCCAGTATCTCAAGTTATTGATATTGAGAAGAATATAGATTGTAAAAAAAATCTTGGCGTGGAGTACTTTCTTGAACGACGTGAGCTTGGGATTATCAATATTGGTGGTACTGGCAGCGTGGTGGTGGATGGAGAAGAATATAAGCTGGAAAGGTTAAACGGATTATATATAGGTAAAGGTAGTCTTAGTATAAATTTCAAAAGCGATGATCCTACAAATCCAGCTAAGTTTTATATGTGTTCTGCACCTGCACATACAAAATTTGAGACGAAGCTAATTACGCTTGACATAGCCAATAGAGTAGAGCTTGGAAGTACCGAAACATCAAATAAACGTGTATTATATCAATTGATCCATCCAGCGGTTCTTGAAACCTGTCAATTATCTATGGGTTGTACTATTCTAGAGCCAGGTTGTGTGTGGAATTCCATGCCATGTCATACACATGAGAGAAGAATGGAAGTATATATGTATTTTAACCTCACTGAGGATAATGTAGTTTTTCACTTCATGGGTGAACCACAGCAAACCAGAAATATTATCATGCAAAATGAACAGGCAGTGATATCACCAAGCTGGTCGATACACAGTGGCTGTGGGACAAGCAATTATGCATTTATATGGGCTATGGCAGGAGAAAACAGAACTTTTGATGACATGGACCATGTGAAGACCAATGATTTAAGGTAG
- a CDS encoding TRAP transporter substrate-binding protein, with translation MKKRIFAFILIALMVTLSACTGKQTETTNASNTQVIKVAFNQPETHPQYKAMEHFGEQIFERTNGAYKIELYPNELLGPQRETVELVQTGAVGMSIVANSLVENFNKKFSILGLPYIYDSKDHQNAVFTDDAIVGELFKSTADKGFTVLTAFHAGVRNVYTNKPINTPDDLKGLKIRIMESDTNVKMMRYMGGVGTPMAQSEVYTATQSGVIDGGENNELIYAHMKHYEVAKYYSYTQHLMIPDLLIINQDIYNGMSEEHRAIFDEEIKNATVLELDLWEVDAEIAKKTAEENGAEFVYPDIKLFQENVKPLHEELTQDPEFKELYDNIRAKAEIIKN, from the coding sequence ATGAAAAAGAGAATTTTTGCATTCATCTTAATAGCTTTAATGGTAACACTCAGTGCCTGCACTGGAAAGCAGACGGAGACTACAAATGCAAGTAATACGCAAGTGATTAAAGTAGCCTTCAATCAACCTGAAACACATCCTCAATATAAAGCTATGGAACATTTTGGGGAACAGATTTTTGAAAGAACGAACGGTGCTTATAAGATTGAGCTTTATCCCAATGAGCTTCTTGGGCCTCAGCGTGAAACTGTTGAATTGGTTCAGACAGGTGCCGTAGGAATGTCTATCGTTGCTAACAGCCTTGTAGAAAACTTTAACAAAAAGTTTTCAATACTAGGTCTTCCTTATATCTATGATAGTAAAGACCATCAGAATGCAGTGTTTACTGATGATGCTATTGTAGGAGAGCTTTTCAAGTCTACAGCGGACAAAGGATTTACTGTTCTTACTGCATTCCATGCTGGTGTAAGAAATGTATATACGAATAAGCCAATAAATACCCCTGATGATTTAAAGGGTTTAAAGATAAGAATTATGGAAAGTGATACAAATGTTAAGATGATGAGGTACATGGGAGGTGTAGGTACACCTATGGCGCAAAGTGAAGTTTATACTGCTACCCAATCTGGCGTTATTGATGGTGGTGAAAACAATGAGCTTATCTATGCCCATATGAAGCACTATGAAGTAGCAAAGTATTATTCTTATACACAGCATCTTATGATTCCAGATTTACTGATCATTAATCAAGATATTTATAATGGTATGTCAGAAGAACATAGAGCTATCTTTGACGAGGAAATCAAGAATGCTACAGTCTTAGAACTTGATCTATGGGAGGTAGATGCAGAAATTGCAAAGAAGACAGCTGAAGAGAATGGTGCAGAATTTGTATATCCTGATATTAAGTTATTCCAGGAAAACGTTAAGCCACTTCACGAAGAACTTACACAGGACCCTGAATTTAAAGAGCTTTATGACAACATAAGAGCAAAGGCTGAAATAATAAAAAATTAA
- the kduD gene encoding 2-dehydro-3-deoxy-D-gluconate 5-dehydrogenase KduD encodes MILNNFELNNKVAIVTGCRTGLGQGMALALAEAGADIVGVDYLDVDETKTLVEGLGRKFVGIQVNLMEMASIAKVVEAAVSNFGKIDILVNNAGIIRREDAINFSEKDWDDVMNINIKTVFFLSQAVAKQFIEQNTGGKIVNVASMLSFQGGIRVPSYTASKSGVMGITRLMANEWAKHNINVNAIAPGYMATDNTAALRADESRSNEILSRVPAGRWGVAEDLKGPVVFLASSAANYVNGYTIAVDGGWLAR; translated from the coding sequence ATGATTTTAAATAACTTTGAATTAAATAATAAAGTTGCAATTGTAACTGGGTGCAGGACAGGACTTGGACAGGGCATGGCTTTAGCTCTTGCAGAAGCTGGAGCAGATATCGTTGGTGTGGATTATCTTGATGTAGATGAAACAAAAACTCTTGTAGAAGGCCTAGGAAGAAAGTTTGTCGGAATACAGGTAAATCTTATGGAAATGGCGTCTATCGCAAAGGTTGTTGAAGCTGCTGTTAGTAATTTTGGTAAAATAGATATTCTTGTAAACAATGCAGGGATCATCAGACGTGAAGATGCTATAAATTTCTCGGAAAAAGATTGGGACGATGTTATGAACATCAATATAAAGACGGTATTCTTTTTAAGTCAAGCGGTTGCAAAACAGTTTATTGAACAAAATACAGGTGGTAAGATTGTAAATGTTGCATCTATGCTTTCTTTCCAAGGAGGCATAAGAGTACCTTCTTATACAGCTTCAAAATCTGGCGTAATGGGTATTACAAGACTCATGGCAAATGAATGGGCTAAGCATAATATCAATGTGAATGCTATTGCTCCAGGATACATGGCAACCGATAATACTGCTGCTTTAAGGGCAGATGAATCAAGAAGCAATGAGATTCTAAGTAGAGTTCCAGCAGGAAGATGGGGTGTAGCTGAAGATCTTAAAGGTCCGGTTGTATTCCTTGCATCCTCTGCTGCAAACTATGTCAATGGCTATACCATAGCAGTAGATGGCGGCTGGCTAGCAAGATAA